A stretch of DNA from Mesorhizobium onobrychidis:
AAGCGATACGTGCCGCTCCAGGGCGCGCGGGCATCGTCGTGCGTGGGCTCGCGGCGCGCGCCGATGCGCTCGAGATCGCCGGCCAGATCTCGGCGGCGATGGATGTTCGCGTGTTTGGCGAGGTTCTGATCGCGCGCATGGAGCGCGGCCGTGGCCGTGTCGCGCCCGTGCGCATCCCCTATCCGATCGACGCCGCCCGGGCCTTGCTCGACGACATCGATGTCCTGATCCTTGTCGGCGCCAAGGAACCGGTGGCCTTCTTTGCATATCCGGGAAAGCCGGGACGGCTCGTCCGTGAGGGTTGTGATGTATTGACGCTGGCCGCGCACGGCGAGGATTTGAAGGCGGCGCTGGCGGCGCTTCGCGAGGAACTTGGCGTCAGGCCATCGCGGCAGCTTCCCATCGCCACGGCCTTTCCCGACGAGTCAACCCCGCGCGGTAAGCTGACCGACGATGCAATGGCGCTTTTGGTGGCGAGAAGACTTCCCGCCAATGCCATCGTCTGCGACGAGGCCGTCACTTCGGCGCGACGCTACTTCGCCCTATCGGCCTTCGCAGCGCCGCACGACTACATGATGACCACCGGTGGATCGATAGGTGGAGGCATCCCGCTGGCAACCGGGGCGGCGATTGCCTGTCCCGGCCGCAAGGTCGTCAACCTGGAGGCGGATGGCAGCGGGATGTATACCGTGCAGGGGTTGTGGACGCAGGCAAGGGAAAAGCTCGACGTGGTCACGATCGTTTTCTCGAACCGAACCTACGCGATCCTGCATGGCGAAATGCGCAATGTCGGCGTGAATGCTGTTGGCGAGAATGCCAGACGCATGCTTGATCTCGACCAACCGGCGCTGGACTGGGTTTCGCTGGCAAATGGCATGGGTGTAGAAGCCGCCCGCGCCGAGACTTGCGAGCGGTTCGACGCGCTGCTGGACAGCGCCATGTCCCGCCCCGGGCCGTTTCTCATCGAAGCATTGATCTGACCGGGATTCGCGACCCGCCTTGGAAACTTACCAGCGCGTCTTTTCGTCCGGCGCGGCCGGCTCGATCGCCAGCGCGTGGACACCAGCCTTCAGCTCCTCGGCCAGCAATGCGTTGACCGCGCGGTGGCGCTCGATGCGGCTCATGCCGGCAAAGGCCGAGGAGACGATGCGGACGCGGAAATGCGTCTCGCCGGTGCCGTCATAGGTGCCGTGATGATCGGAGTCCTGATGGTGATGGCCGGCATGCAGATGGCTTTCGTTGATGATGACCAGTCGCTCCGGCGAGAACGCCTTCTTCAACTTGCCTTCCATCGTTGACTGTATGGACATTCGTACTTCCCTTCACCACATATGGCCCGCGCATGACCCCCGAAAATCGGTGCCCTTTGCGCGTCCAGAAGGACGCGCGGTGCCGCCGCCGCGACAAAATTCGCCGATCGCCCGCTTTATGCCGCGATTCAGCGGTTAGGGCGATCATCGCGAAAATGTCAATTCTTGTTTCGCACCGGCGAACAGCCCATAAATGGGTGAGATGAAACCGTACCCCAAATATTTCGAGAAAATCCGCATCCGCCCGGAGAAGGATGCGGAGCTGAAGTCGCGCTCGCCGATCTGCCAGTGGGACGGTTGCAAGGAGGCCGGCACCCATCGCGCGCCGGTCGGACGCATGAAGGAGGGCGAGTATTTTCAGTTCTGCTTCGATCATGTGCGCGAGTACAACAAGGGCTTCAATTATTTCTCCGGTGTCCCCGATACCGAGATCGCCCGCTTTCAGAAGGAAGCGATGACCGGCCACCGGCCGACATGGAAGATGGGCGTCAACGGCGCCTCGACGCGCTCCTCGCCCGATTTCGCCCAGCAGCGTTCCGGCCGCGCCGGCTATTACAACCGCATGCGCGATCCGTTCGACCTGTTCAAAGGTCCGAAGGATCCGCGCGAAGCCCGCGAGCGCAAAGCCAAGCCGCTTGAGGCCAAGGCGCTGGAAACGCTTGGCCTTGATACAAAGGCGACTGGCAAGGACATCAAGGCGCGTTATAAGGAACTGGTGAAACGCCACCATCCCGATGCGAATGGCGGCGACAGAGGTTCGGAAGACCGGTTCCGCGATGTGCTCCAGGCCTATCGCGTGCTCAAGCAGGCAGGATTGTGCTGAGCGACCTTACGGTCCGTGTCGTTTTCCAACTTTCATAAGGTTGGAAAAGGCTTTAAGACCGCCCCCGAACAAAATCGATTGCCGGCGAAACGCGGCGTTTCGCCCGTGGAGACGTTGATAAAGATGAACAAGGTCGATCGCGACATCGCCAACCTGCCCGACACCACCGTGCCGGTGAAGGAGAAATTTGGCTTCGAGTCCAAGATGGTGGTGCCGGCCTATTCGGTGACGAGCGAGCATGTGCCCGACATCGATCCCGACTACCTGTTCGACAAGAACACGACGATGGCGATCCTCGCCGGCTTTGCCTACAACCGCCGCGTCATGGTGTCGGGCTATCACGGCACCGGCAAGTCGACGCATATCGAGCAGGTCGCCGCCCGCCTCAACTGGCCTATGGTGCGCGTCAATCTCGACAGTCATGTCAGCCGCATCGACCTCGTCGGCAAAGACGCCATCGTCGTCAAGGAAGGGCTGCAGATCACCGAATTCCGCGACGGCATCCTGCCCTGGGCCTACCAGCACAATGTCGCGCTGTGCTTCGACGAGTACGATGCCGGCCGTCCGGACGTGATGTTCGTCATCCAGCGTGTGCTGGAATCGTCCGGCCGGCTGACGCTGCTCGACCAGAGCCGGGTCATCCGCCCGCATCCGGCATTCCGGCTGTTTTCGACCGCCAACACGGTCGGTCTCGGCGACACCACCGGCCTCTATCACGGCACGCAGCAGATCAACCAGGCGCAGATGGACCGCTGGTCGATCGTCACCACGCTGAACTATCTGCCGCACGACAATGAGGTGAATATCGTGCTGGCCAAGGCCAAGCACTATCGCGACGGCAAGGGCAAGGAGATCGTCAACAAGATGGTGCGTGTCGCCGACATGACGCGTTCCGCCTTCATCAATGGCGACCTGTCGACTGTCATGAGCCCGCGCACGGTCATCACCTGGGCCGAGAATGCCGAGATCTTCGGCGATATCGGCATGGCGTTCCGGCTGACCTTCCTCAACAAATGCGACGAACTGGAACGCTCGCTGGTCGCCGAGTTCTACCAGCGCGCCTTCGGCCAAGACCTGCCGGAATCCGCGGCGAACGTGGTGCTGGGGTAAGCATGGCTCGATTCCGATTTTCGGGGTCATGCTCCAAGGAATGATCGATGGCGGGTCCGGGCGACAACACGCGCAACAAGTCGAAGACGGGTTCTGAAGCCGACAGCTTCAAGCGCGCCGTCACCGTCTGCATGCGCGCGATTGCCGGCGACAAAGACCTCGAAGTCGGTTTCGCCAAGGATCGGCCGGCGCTCGCCGGCAGCCGCGCCCGGCTCCCTGAACTGCCGAAAAAAGCCTCGAAGGCCGACATCGCTATCACCCGCGGGCTCGGCGATTCCATGGCGTTGAAGCGCGCCTGCCACGACACGCGCATCCACACCAGGCTGGCGCCGGAGGGCAAACAGGCCCGCGCCATCTACGATGCGGTCGAGCAGGCCCGCGTCGAGGCGATCGGCTCCCGGGCCATGCAAGGTGTGGCCGACAATATCGGCTCGATGCTCGAGGACAAATACGCCAGGGCCAACCTCATCGACGTCAAGGACAAGGCGGATGCGCCGATCGAGGAAGCGCTGGCCCTGATGGTCCGCGAAAAGCTGACCGGCCGCGCCGTCCCGAAGAGCGGCGAGCGGCTTGTCGACCTCTGGCGCCCTTGGGTCGAGGAGAAGGCAAGCGCCGATCTCGACGGGCTGTCGGCAAAGCTCGACGACCAGCAGGCCTTCGCCCGCGTCGTGCGCGAGATGCTGGCTTCCATGGAAATGGCCGAGGAACTCGGTGACGACCAGGAGACCGAAGACTCCGAAGACAATGATGAAAACCAGCCGCAAGGCGAGGACCAGAGCGAGGAGGGCGGCGAGGACGATTCCGGCTCCGAGCAGTCGCAGTCGGACGATACCGAGGCGTCGTCCGACGACGAGCAATCGGCCGAGACGGAGGCATCCGATGCCACCGCCGACGACCTGTCCGACGATGACGACGCCGATGCCGAGACACCCGGCGAGGCGCGCCGCAACGACAATCCCTTCACCAATCTGTCGAAGGAGATCGACTACAAGGTCTTCACCACCGCCTTCGACGAGACGGTGGGTGCGGAGGACCTGTGCGAAGAGGAAGAACTGGATCGGCTGCGCGCCTTCCTCGACAAGCAGCTTGCCAACCTGTCCGGCGTTGTCGGCCGGCTGGCCAACCGGCTGCAGCGCCGCCTGATGGCGCAGCAGAACCGCTCCTGGGATTTCGATCTCGAAGAGGGTTATCTCGATCCGGCACGGCTGGTGCGCGTCGTCATCGACCCGATGCAGCCGCTGTCCTTCAAGCAGGAACGTGACACCAAATTCCGCGACACGGTGGTGACGCTGGTGCTCGACAATTCGGGCTCGATGCGCGGCCGGCCGATCACGGTCGCCGCCACCTGCGCCGACATTCTGGCGCGCACGCTGGAACGCTGCGGCGTTTCGGTCGAGATCCTCGGCTTCACCACCCGCGCCTGGAAGGGCGGGCAGGCACGCGAGAAATGGCTGAAGGAAGGCAAGCCGCCGAATCCGGGCCGGCTCAACGATCTGCGCCACATCATCTACAAATCCGCCGACCATCCGTGGCGGCGGGCGCGCCGCAATCTCGGCCTGATGATGCGCGAGGGCCTGCTCAAGGAAAACATTGATGGCGAGGCGCTGCTGTGGGCGCACAACCGCCTGATCGCCCGGCCGGAGCAGCGCAAGATCCTGATGATGATCTCAGACGGCGCACCGGTCGACGATTCGACGCTGTCGGTCAATCCGGGCAACTATCTCGAACGGCATCTGCGCGCGGTGATCGAACTGATCGAGACGCGCTCGCCGGTCGAGCTTTTGGCCATCGGCATCGGCCACGACGTTACCCGCTACTATCGCCGCGCCGTCACCATCGTCGATGCCGAGGAACTGGCCGGCGCCATGACCGAGCAACTGGCCTCGCTGTTTGGCGAGGAAAGTGCGCGGGACGCGCGAAGCGGCGGCGGCATACGGCGCGCCGGATGATTTTTTCGCGGGGCGGCTTTCGGCAGACGCTTTTCGCCGCCACAGCGCTTTTCGTTGCCGGCATCGCCTTGTCGCCTTGCATCGCGGCCGGCCCGGTTTCGGTCGACCCGATCGAAATCTCGGCACGGACCATAACTCGGTTTCACATCGGTCGTGACGACAAGCAGTTTGGCCCGCTCGAATTCGTCGGTGGGCTGGAAATGACCTCACCGTCACGCGATTTCGGCGCGCTGTCGGCGTTTCGCTTTCTCAAGCCCGGCAGTGATTTCATCGGCGTCGCCGATACCGGTTTCTGGTTCTTCGGCACCGTTACCCACGATGCCGAAAAGCGCCCGTCGGGCATCCAGAATTTCCGTATGCAGGAAATGGCCGACGAGGCGGGCCATCTGATCGACGAGAAATGGGATGTCGACGCCGAAGGGCTTGCGGTCAAGGACGGCATTGCCACGGTCGGCTTCGAGCGCAACCCCCGTGTCGCCCAGTTCAGCATTGCCCCGGAAGAGATGAAGCCGCCGTTCAGGCAACTTGACTTCCTGGTTCCTGCCTGGGAGCTCCGACGGAATCGCGGCTTTGAGACCGTCACTCATGCCAGTCCAAACGGCCAGCACGAAGGCGGGCTAGTCGTGGTGTCGGAGAAGAGCCTCGACAAGGCCGGCAACATCTATGCGGCTGCTATCGAAGGGCCGCATAAGGGCGTCTTCACCGTCAAGCGCAACGGTGATTTTGACATCACCGACGGCGCCTTCCTACCGGACGGCGACCTTCTGCTGTTGGAGCGCAGTTTTTCGATGGCCCGCGGTGTCAAGATGCGGCTGCGGCGCATCTATGGCGAAAGCGTCGAGAAGGGCGCCGTTGCCGACGGGCCGGTGCTGTTGGAAGCCGACATGGGCTACCAGATCGACAGTATGGAAGGGCTCGACGTCTGGACCCGCGACGACGGCGCTGTGATGGTATCGCTGGTCTCTGACGACAACCACTCGATGCTACAGCGCAATCTCTATCTGGAATTTGTGCTGCACGAGGATTGAGAGGCGGGCGGCAAAGGACGGCCGATAACAAGTCTACAGCTTCGCGCCGGTTGCCGCAGGCCGGGGTCCGCTGGTCGCGATCCAGATGACGTGGCGCGCGCCGCGCTTGCCATTGGCGCGGACCTTGACTTCCTCGACCGCGAAGCCTGCCTGCCTGAGCCTGCGGGTAAAACCGCTGTCGGGTCCCTGTGACCAGACCGCCAGCACGCCGCCGGGCTTGAGCGCTGCTCTCGCGCTGATCAGCCCGGCTATACTGTAGAGAGCCTCGTTGGCCTTGTGGACGATCCCTTCCGGACCGTTGTCGACGTCGAGCAGGATGGCATCCCAGGCCGAGGCTTCCGATCGTATGAGCTGCCCGACGTCCATTTCGCGAACAGTCAGGCGCGGATCGTCGAGACAGCCGCCGAACACCGCCGCCATCGGGCCGCGCGCCCACGCCACGACGGCGGGCACCAACTCGGCGACAACGACACCGGCATCGGCGCCAAGCTCGGCGAGAGCGGCGCGCAGCGTGAAACCCATGCCCAACCCGCCAATCAGGATTTTCGGCTGGCTACGGCCGGCAATCCTTTGGCAGGACAGCCTGGCCAGCGCTTCCTCGGAGCCGCTGAGGCGGCTGTTCATCAGCTCGTTCGAGCCGAGCATGATCGAGAATTCGGTGCCGCGTTGTTTCAGGCGAAGCTCGTGGTCGCCGTCAGGCGTTTTCGCGGTATCGAGCTGGACCCATGGGATCATGCTTGAGAACCTGTGAGCATGATCTTTTCCGAAAACCGGTTCCCACTTTCAGGGATCATGCTCTATGCCGCCAGTGCCGGCTGGCTCCAGCGGGCGGCAAGCAGCCGGTAGGGGATCAGCGCCACCACGGCGATGATCAGCTTCACGCCGAGGTCGCCGAGTGCCCATGACACCCAGCGCATGGTCTCGAGCGACAGCACGCCCATCAGCGGCGCGGTTTCGAGCGCGAAGCCATCGTTCGGGCCAGCGAAGGCGAAGGCCGCCGAAAAAGCGACGGTGAAGAACACGGCGGTGTCGAACACCGAGCCGACCAGCGTGCCGACGATCGGCGCCCGCCACCAGCTCTGCCGGCGCAGCCGGTTGAACACGGTCACGTCGAGCAGTTGCGCGATCAGGAACGCGGTGCCGGAAGCCGCCGCAATGCGCACCAGCCGGTCGGCGGCCGTTTCGAATTCGATCAGGCCGTAGCGGAACAGCAAGGGCGGGATGACGACCGAGCAGATCACCGCCGCCGTGAAGCCGACAAACACGATCCGGCGCGCCACGGCCGGGCCGTAGCGGCGGTTGGCAAGGTCGGTGACCAGGAAGGAGAACGGATAGGTGAAGGCGCCCCAGGTCAGAATGTCGGCCAGCGACAAGCCGCCGATCGCACCTTGCAGCGGGAACTGCACGAGGATGTTCGACGCCACCACGACAAGCGCCATGGCCGCAACAAAGGGCAGATATCGGGAGAAAAAACTCATTTTTTTATCCTGGGTAATGGAACCAGCGGGGTGTCATGCCGAGTTCGGACGACACTCCTTGGAAGGCGGTTGCCTGAGAAATTAAGCGGCCGGCTGTTCGACAAGCTTCTTGGCGATCTGCTTCTTCAGCAGGCGCGCGCGCTGCGACAGCTCCTTGGCGTCGGCCTTGGCCAGGAACGCATCAAGGCCGCCGCGGTGCTCGACCGAACGCAGCGCGTTGGCCGAAATGCGCAGGCGCACGTTCTGGTTCAGCGCTTCCGAGATCAGCGTCACATTGACGAGATTCGGCAGGAAGCGACGCTTGGTCTTGTTGTTGGCGTGGCTCACATTGTTGCCGGACATGACTGCCTTGGCAGTGAGTTCGCAGGTGCGGGACATGGTTCTAAACCTTCAGTTCTCGGTCTGGCCAAACATTCGACCCGCGCCGGGTGGCGCGCGGTTTCGGTCAGGCGGCCTTATGGAAAAAGTTGGCGTTCCATAGTTGCATTTCGCCGATGCGTCAAGCTCCGGCTTGCGCGCGGGTGTGACGACGCCTTTCACATAAAGGCCGGAATTCAGCCTATAAGCGGTCGCACAAGGAGATACCAGGCCGGAGTTGTCCGCTTCCGCTGAAAATCGAGGATCAATCCCCGCCATGCTTCGTTCGTCTCATGCTCTCCTTGCCTCGCTTGCCGTCGCGCTGCCGACGGCAACGTCTGCCGCCACGCAACAATCCTTCAAGGGCGAGTATACGGTGTCGATCCTCGGCCTCTCGGTGGCAAAGGCAACCTTTTCCAGCAGTTACGAAGGCGATACCTATTCGATCGACGGCAGCGTCTCCAGCGCCGGCCTCGCCACAATCTTCGACGACACACGTGGCACGATCTCGTCAAAAGGCAAGATTTCGGGCAAGCAATTGCAGCCGCAAGCGTTCCGCGCCGACTACAAGTCGGGCGAGAAGGCGTCGATGATCGATATCCAGTTCGCCAATGGCACTGTTACCGCGACGAAAGTCGTGCCTGCGCCGAAGAAGCGCAATCCCAAGAATTGGATACCGCTGGGCGCCAGCCATCTCGCGTCGGTGCTCGATCCGATGGCCGCCACCGTCATCCATGCCGATAGTCTCGACAAGGTCTGCGGGCGCACGGTGAAACTCTATGATGGCGAGATGCGCGCCAATCTGACGCTGACCTACGATTCGAAAGGCTCGACCTCGGTGCGCGGCTACAAGGGCGATACCGTCACCTGCAGGCTGGGCTTTGAGCCGGTGGCGGGTTACCGCAAGAACCGCAAAGCTTTGACGTACCTGAAGGATCGCAGCCGCATCATGGTGACGTTTGCACCGGTTGGCCAAACCGGCGTATATGCGCCGATCCACGCCACGGTCGGTACGAAAATCGGCACCCTCACCGTCAGCGCGGAGCGGTTCGAAGCGACAGAATAGGCGCGATCGCGCGCCGCCGGAGACGGACATGGGGCGCGCTACACTGATCGGCTTCTCGGCGGTCGCCATGTGGGCGCTGCTGGCGCTGCTTACGGACGCTTCCGGCGAGGTGCCGCCGTTCCTGCTTTCAGCGATCACCTTCACGATCGGCACCGGCGTCGGGCTCGTCGCGCGGCTGTTCATGCCGGCCGCCGCCACCCGGCAGAAGATACCGCCGCAAGTGTGGGTGATCGGCATTGCCGGCCTGTTCGGCTATCACTTCTTCTACTTCACTGCGCTGCGCAACGCGCCGGCGGTGGAGGCAAGCCTCATCGCCTATCTTTGGCCGCTGCTGATCGTGCTCGGATCCGCGCTGATGCCGGGCGAGCGGCTGGCCTGGAACCATGTCGTCGGCGCGCTGCTCGGCCTTGCCGGCACTTTCCTGATCGTCACCAAGGGCGGCGGGCTTGCCTTCGACGCACGCTATGCCTTCGGCTATGCGATGGCCGGCGTCTGCGCCGTGCTGTGGTCGTCCTATTCGCTGTTGTCGCGGCGCTTCCCGTCGGTGCCGACCAGCATCGTCACATGGTTCTGTGCGGCTACGGCAGCGCTTTCCCTTGTCTGCCATCTCATGCTGGAACAGACGGTGCTGCCTGTCGGTGCCGGCCAGTGGCTGGCCGTGCTCGGCCTCGGCCTGATGCCGGTGGGTGCGGCCTTCTACGCCTGGGATGTCGGCGTCAAGCGCGGCAACATCCAGGTGCTGGGCGCGGCGAGCTATGCCGCCCCGCTGCTGTCGACGCTGGTGCTGATATCGGCCGGTTTCGCCGAGCCGTCCCTGCGCATCCTCGCCGCCTGCGTGCTGATCACCGGCGGGGCAGCGCTTGCGGCGAAATCGCTGTTCTTGCGCAAGCAGGCAACGAGCGAGGCCGAGGCATGATGCCGTTTCCCGGCGGCATCGACGCCAACGCCAATGCGACGCTGCTGTTTTCGCTGGCGGCGGCGGTGATCTACGCCTTCACCATCGACATGCCGCCGAAGCTTGCGCGTTCTGCGGTCAAGACACTGGCCGTGGCAATGCTTGGCGTGCTGGCATCGCTGCAGGGCGGTCCGTGGCTGCTCGTCGCGGCGCTGACGCTCAGCGCCATCGGCGACGCGTTGCTGTCACGCGAGGGTGAAAAGGCTTTTCTCGGCGGGCTGGCCAGTTTTCTCGTTGCGCATGGGCTTTACATCGCGCTGTTCCTGCGCTTCGGCGACGGGATCGGGCTGCTGTCGGCCGAGCCGTGGCGCGCGGCGATTGCCATGGCAATGGCCGTGTTCGCGCTCGCCATGCTTTTTGCGCTCTGGCGCCGTGTCGGCCCCGCCTTGCGCCTTCCGGTCAGCGTCTATATCGCGGCAATCCTCGCCATGGCGATTTCAGCCCTCACCCTGAGCAATTTCTGGATCATCGGCGGCGCCGCGCTGTTCATGGCGTCCGACGGGCTGCTCGCCTCGGAAAAGTTCCTGCTAAGCGCCATCTCGCCGCACCGCGTCTGGACGCGCTATGCGGTCTGGATGCTGTATTACGCCGCCCAGCTGGCGATCACGATGGGTTTCCTGCTGGGTTAGGCCTCCAACCCGGTGCTGCCAACTCGAAGGCGGCGAAATCGAAGCCTGGCGCCACGGTGCAGCCGACCAGCGTCCACTCGCCCAGGCTGCGTGCCGATTGCCACCAGCCTGCCGGCACGACGATCTGCGGCCGCTCGCCCGCCGCCAATGCCGTGCCGAGCACCTGCTCGATCACCGGCCCGTTTTCCCGATGCATCGACAGTGCCAACGGGGCGCCGGCATAGAAATGCCAGACCTCGGCCGCGTCCTTGACGCGGTGCCAGGCCGACACTTGCTCCTGCTCCAAAAGGAAATAGATCGCGGTCGAATGGCCGCGCGCGCCCTCCGCGCCATCGCGGAAGGTCTCGGCATACCAGCCGCCTTCCGGATGCGGTTTCAGGCCGAGCGTTGCGATGATTTCGGCGGAACTGGTCATGATTTCCAGCACATCATGGTGCTCAGAAATTGTCCTTGCGTTTGCGAATTTCGGCGAACACTTCGGCGTCGGAGGCCTTCTCCATGCCGAGATGCTTGCGGATTGCCGGATCGTGCCAGCGCAGGAACGGATTGGTCGACAGTTCCTCGCCGATCGTGGTCGGCAGCGTCGGCTTGTCATCGGCGCGCAGCGTCTCGATTTTCGCAGCGCGCTCCTTCAACGCCGAATTGGTGGGGTCGACGGTCAGCGCGAAGCGGGCGTTGGAAAGCGTGTATTCATGGCCGCAATAAACGACCGTCTCGGCCGGAAGTGCCGCGAGCTTTTTCAACGAATCGTACATCACCGGCGGCTTGCATTCGAACAGCCGGCCGCAGCCGAGCGCGAACAGCGTGTCGGCGGTGAACGCCACTTTCGATCCCGGCAGATGATAGGAGACATGGCCCGCCGTGTGGCCGGGCGTGGCGATCACGTCGATCCTCTCGTCGCCGAGGTGGATGACCGAACCTTGCTCGACGGTTTCGTCGATGCCGGGGATTTTTGCCTTTTCCGCTTCCGGTCCGACAATGCGCAGCTTGAAGCGCTCCTTCAGCGCCAGATTGGCCTCGACATGGTCGACATGGTGATGGGTGGTCAGGATCATCGTCGGCGTCCAGCCGGTACGCTCGATCGCGGCCAGGATCGGCGCCTCCTCGGGCGCGTCGATGATCGCGGTCTGGCCGCTTTTCGGGTCATGCACCAGCACGCCGAAATTGTCGCTGCGGCACATGAACTGTTCGATTTCAACCGGCATGGCGTCTCTCCACTAGTGCGCCGTGCGTCCAGTTGGACGGCACAAAGGACGCTCTAACATTTTTTTTCCGCTGCATCGCGCTTTCCGAAATCGAAACCGATTTCGGCCGATGCAGTAGTCGCCGCAGACATAGGGCGCTTGCCCGCGGATGTCATCCGCCTTTGTTGAACTTGGACAGCATCGAAGATACCGTCCCGCGCATGCATTCCGATATCATCGACCTTCGCTCGTTTTATTCGACCACGCTCGGGCGATTGGCCGAACGCTCGATCACCATGGCGTTGTCCTCGATATGGGCTGTTGTGCCCAATGAGCGGCTGGTCGGCCTCGGTTACACCTTGCCGTGGCTGGAGCGGTTCGGCACCGACGCCGAGCGTGTCTTTGCCTTCATGCCGGCAACGCAAGGCGCGGTGGTCTGGCCGGCTACGGGGCCGACCGCGACCGCACTGGTCTTCGATGAGGAATTGCCGCTGGTCGATGCCTCCATCGACCGCATGCTGCTCGTCCATTCACTCGAACATGCCGAGAACCCGCGCGAGACGCTGAACGAAATCTGGCGGGTGCTGTCGCCCGCCGGCCGCGTCGTCATCGTCGTGCCCAACCGGCGCGGTGTCTGGGCCCGTTTCGAGCATACGCCGTTCGGCAGCGGCCGGCCCTTTTCGCGCGGCCAGCTCACCGAATTGCTGCGCGAAGCAAACTTCACGCCCGCGGCCTGGTCCGACGCCCTGTTCTTCCCGCCATCGCGGAGACGCTTCATGATGCAGTTCCACAATGTGCTGGAGCGCGCCGGCCGCAGGTTCTGGCCGATCTTTT
This window harbors:
- a CDS encoding class I SAM-dependent methyltransferase, with protein sequence MHSDIIDLRSFYSTTLGRLAERSITMALSSIWAVVPNERLVGLGYTLPWLERFGTDAERVFAFMPATQGAVVWPATGPTATALVFDEELPLVDASIDRMLLVHSLEHAENPRETLNEIWRVLSPAGRVVIVVPNRRGVWARFEHTPFGSGRPFSRGQLTELLREANFTPAAWSDALFFPPSRRRFMMQFHNVLERAGRRFWPIFSGVIVVEAQKRLYQGVPVVQRASRRVFVPVFSPHGATGLGRISPTGNATLPGRR
- the yddG gene encoding aromatic amino acid exporter YddG, with product MGRATLIGFSAVAMWALLALLTDASGEVPPFLLSAITFTIGTGVGLVARLFMPAAATRQKIPPQVWVIGIAGLFGYHFFYFTALRNAPAVEASLIAYLWPLLIVLGSALMPGERLAWNHVVGALLGLAGTFLIVTKGGGLAFDARYAFGYAMAGVCAVLWSSYSLLSRRFPSVPTSIVTWFCAATAALSLVCHLMLEQTVLPVGAGQWLAVLGLGLMPVGAAFYAWDVGVKRGNIQVLGAASYAAPLLSTLVLISAGFAEPSLRILAACVLITGGAALAAKSLFLRKQATSEAEA
- the gloB gene encoding hydroxyacylglutathione hydrolase; amino-acid sequence: MPVEIEQFMCRSDNFGVLVHDPKSGQTAIIDAPEEAPILAAIERTGWTPTMILTTHHHVDHVEANLALKERFKLRIVGPEAEKAKIPGIDETVEQGSVIHLGDERIDVIATPGHTAGHVSYHLPGSKVAFTADTLFALGCGRLFECKPPVMYDSLKKLAALPAETVVYCGHEYTLSNARFALTVDPTNSALKERAAKIETLRADDKPTLPTTIGEELSTNPFLRWHDPAIRKHLGMEKASDAEVFAEIRKRKDNF
- a CDS encoding lysoplasmalogenase; translated protein: MMPFPGGIDANANATLLFSLAAAVIYAFTIDMPPKLARSAVKTLAVAMLGVLASLQGGPWLLVAALTLSAIGDALLSREGEKAFLGGLASFLVAHGLYIALFLRFGDGIGLLSAEPWRAAIAMAMAVFALAMLFALWRRVGPALRLPVSVYIAAILAMAISALTLSNFWIIGGAALFMASDGLLASEKFLLSAISPHRVWTRYAVWMLYYAAQLAITMGFLLG
- a CDS encoding cupin domain-containing protein, yielding MTSSAEIIATLGLKPHPEGGWYAETFRDGAEGARGHSTAIYFLLEQEQVSAWHRVKDAAEVWHFYAGAPLALSMHRENGPVIEQVLGTALAAGERPQIVVPAGWWQSARSLGEWTLVGCTVAPGFDFAAFELAAPGWRPNPAGNPS
- a CDS encoding DUF3108 domain-containing protein; this translates as MLRSSHALLASLAVALPTATSAATQQSFKGEYTVSILGLSVAKATFSSSYEGDTYSIDGSVSSAGLATIFDDTRGTISSKGKISGKQLQPQAFRADYKSGEKASMIDIQFANGTVTATKVVPAPKKRNPKNWIPLGASHLASVLDPMAATVIHADSLDKVCGRTVKLYDGEMRANLTLTYDSKGSTSVRGYKGDTVTCRLGFEPVAGYRKNRKALTYLKDRSRIMVTFAPVGQTGVYAPIHATVGTKIGTLTVSAERFEATE